From Pseudofrankia saprophytica, a single genomic window includes:
- a CDS encoding alpha-D-ribose 1-methylphosphonate 5-phosphate C-P-lyase PhnJ: MTGGLGGYNIGYLDEQTKRMIRRALLKAVAIPGFQVPFASREVPMPRGWGTGGVQVTAAIIGPDDVLKVIDQGADDTTNAVSIRSFFAAVAGVRTTTRTDEASIIQTRHRIPETPLGEGQTIVYQVPGPEPLRFLEPRLTETRRLHALADYGLMYVKLYEDIAKYGHFATTYDYPVMVAGRYVMAPSPIPSFDNPKMHRNPALQLFGAGREKRIYAVPPYTDVESLGFEDYPFEPQRFDEPCAICGSVGVYLDEVITDDVGGSMFVCSDTDHCERAAAGAAAAGADTADTQAAGTEAVTA, encoded by the coding sequence ATGACCGGCGGACTCGGCGGATACAACATCGGCTACCTCGACGAGCAGACGAAGAGGATGATTCGTCGGGCGCTGCTCAAGGCCGTCGCCATCCCCGGCTTCCAGGTGCCGTTCGCCTCACGCGAGGTGCCGATGCCGCGTGGCTGGGGAACCGGCGGCGTCCAGGTGACCGCCGCGATCATCGGGCCGGACGACGTGCTCAAGGTCATCGACCAGGGCGCGGACGACACCACCAACGCCGTGTCGATCCGCTCGTTCTTCGCCGCGGTCGCCGGGGTGCGCACGACGACGCGCACCGACGAGGCCAGCATCATCCAGACCCGCCACCGCATCCCGGAGACGCCGCTGGGCGAGGGGCAGACGATCGTCTACCAGGTGCCGGGCCCCGAGCCGCTGCGGTTCCTGGAGCCACGTCTCACCGAGACCCGCCGCCTGCACGCGCTGGCGGACTACGGACTCATGTACGTCAAGCTGTACGAGGACATCGCCAAATACGGCCACTTCGCGACGACCTACGACTACCCCGTCATGGTCGCGGGCCGCTACGTCATGGCACCGTCCCCGATCCCCAGCTTCGACAACCCGAAGATGCACCGCAACCCGGCCCTGCAGCTGTTCGGCGCCGGGCGCGAGAAGCGCATCTACGCCGTGCCGCCCTACACGGACGTCGAGAGCCTCGGCTTCGAGGACTACCCCTTCGAACCACAGCGCTTCGACGAGCCCTGCGCGATCTGCGGCTCCGTCGGCGTCTACCTCGACGAGGTCATCACTGACGACGTGGGCGGCTCGATGTTCGTCTGCTCCGACACCGACCACTGCGAGCGTGCGGCAGCCGGCGCGGCCGCGGCCGGCGCCGACACGGCCGACACCCAGGCCGCCGGCACCGAAGCGGTGACCGCATGA
- a CDS encoding amylo-alpha-1,6-glucosidase, with the protein MPVPTSPGAPVPTLSPSLQALRATALEVLHGNDLGDVTRPSPTLYPHQWLWDSCFIAIGLRHIDAERAAAEVLSLLRGQWPNGMIPHVIFAEVDDFYHAGPQRWRCDRYVTTASGAQSTGITQPPMIAEAAVRVGEMLDPKARADFYRALLPGLIRFHQFLHTERDPDDDGLVTLVHSWESGMDNTPPWMEATLPITPRRVKVLRRLGTAEALDALRRDAKEVPAEERLTSADLFTLYRVVRELRRSCYSFRSIRETDVPLVQDVAFNAILVRANDHLVEIAAEVGVKLPKQLTRSMRRCREAIERLWSESTYYSRDFRTGELLLHETVGGFLPLYAGVVPDDRVDGLVKAMTSPRYWPRYGVASVPADDPAFLPRCYWQGPAWININWLLADGLERYGRLDAARELRAGILNLISGSGQMFEYYSPLDGTGAGSNSFSWTAALLVDLLARPDLPEIEATAARAASRLGVSGVPDARRASDQLPSPPIG; encoded by the coding sequence ATGCCTGTTCCGACGTCCCCCGGTGCCCCCGTTCCCACGCTGTCTCCTAGCCTGCAGGCCCTGCGCGCGACCGCGCTCGAGGTACTGCACGGAAACGACCTCGGCGACGTCACCAGGCCATCCCCCACCCTCTACCCACACCAGTGGCTCTGGGACTCCTGCTTCATCGCGATCGGGCTGCGGCACATCGACGCCGAGCGGGCCGCCGCCGAGGTGCTTTCCCTGCTGCGCGGTCAATGGCCGAACGGCATGATCCCGCACGTGATCTTCGCCGAGGTCGACGACTTCTACCACGCCGGCCCGCAGCGCTGGCGCTGCGACCGGTACGTGACGACGGCATCGGGTGCGCAGAGCACCGGCATCACCCAGCCGCCGATGATCGCCGAGGCCGCCGTCCGCGTGGGCGAGATGCTGGACCCGAAGGCCCGCGCCGACTTCTACCGCGCGCTGCTTCCCGGCCTGATCCGCTTCCACCAGTTCCTGCACACCGAGCGTGACCCCGACGACGACGGCCTCGTCACGCTGGTGCACTCGTGGGAGTCCGGGATGGACAACACGCCGCCGTGGATGGAGGCCACGCTGCCCATCACCCCGCGCCGGGTGAAGGTGCTGCGCCGGCTGGGCACGGCGGAGGCACTCGACGCGCTGCGCCGGGACGCGAAGGAGGTGCCGGCCGAGGAGCGGCTCACCTCGGCGGACCTGTTCACGCTGTACCGCGTCGTCCGGGAGCTGCGGCGGTCGTGCTACTCGTTCCGCAGCATCCGGGAGACCGACGTGCCGCTGGTCCAGGACGTCGCGTTCAACGCGATCCTGGTGCGGGCCAACGACCACCTCGTCGAGATCGCCGCCGAGGTGGGGGTGAAGCTGCCGAAGCAGCTGACCCGCTCGATGCGCCGCTGCCGGGAGGCGATCGAACGGCTCTGGTCGGAGTCGACGTACTACAGCCGGGACTTCCGCACCGGCGAACTGCTGCTGCATGAGACCGTCGGCGGTTTCCTTCCGCTGTACGCCGGCGTCGTTCCCGATGACCGGGTCGACGGCCTGGTGAAGGCCATGACGTCGCCTCGGTACTGGCCGCGGTACGGCGTGGCTAGCGTGCCCGCGGACGACCCCGCCTTCCTGCCGCGCTGCTACTGGCAGGGCCCCGCGTGGATCAACATCAACTGGCTGCTCGCCGACGGCCTGGAACGGTACGGCCGGCTGGACGCGGCCCGGGAGCTACGAGCGGGCATCCTGAACCTGATCTCGGGCTCGGGCCAGATGTTCGAGTACTACTCGCCGCTGGACGGCACGGGCGCGGGCAGCAACAGCTTCTCCTGGACGGCCGCGCTGCTGGTGGACCTGCTGGCCCGGCCGGACCTGCCGGAGATCGAGGCCACCGCGGCGCGCGCGGCCTCCCGGCTGGGGGTTTCCGGGGTGCCGGACGCCCGGCGCGCCAGCGACCAGCTGCCTTCGCCCCCGATCGGCTAG
- the phnN gene encoding phosphonate metabolism protein/1,5-bisphosphokinase (PRPP-forming) PhnN, whose amino-acid sequence MSEPIGPGAFVAVVGASGVGKDALLSYAREHSGDLARFPRRIITRPPGPGEDHEPVSEELFAQARDRGDFAVYWQAHGLRYGILASVDAEVRDGRVVVVNVSRAVIDELAGRYRRLVVVRVTVSAEVRARRLRARGREPEPGIGQRLARQDPAPGHRVDAVIENDGTLAEGGAQLVRVINDAAARPAAAR is encoded by the coding sequence GTGAGCGAGCCGATCGGGCCCGGCGCGTTCGTCGCGGTCGTGGGTGCCAGTGGCGTCGGCAAGGATGCCCTGCTGTCGTATGCCCGCGAGCATTCCGGTGACCTCGCCCGCTTTCCCCGGCGGATCATCACCCGCCCGCCGGGGCCCGGGGAGGACCACGAGCCGGTGAGCGAGGAGCTGTTCGCCCAGGCCCGCGACCGCGGTGACTTCGCCGTGTACTGGCAGGCGCATGGCCTCCGTTACGGCATCCTGGCGTCGGTCGACGCCGAGGTACGCGACGGCCGCGTCGTGGTCGTCAACGTCTCCCGCGCCGTGATCGACGAGCTTGCCGGCCGCTACCGGCGGCTCGTCGTCGTCCGGGTGACCGTGTCAGCGGAGGTTCGCGCGCGGCGACTGCGCGCCCGGGGCCGCGAGCCCGAACCCGGTATCGGGCAGCGCCTGGCCCGCCAGGACCCGGCCCCGGGCCACCGGGTCGACGCGGTGATCGAGAACGACGGCACGCTCGCCGAGGGCGGCGCCCAGCTGGTGCGTGTCATCAACGACGCGGCGGCCCGCCCGGCGGCCGCCCGCTGA
- the phnK gene encoding phosphonate C-P lyase system protein PhnK, with protein sequence MSGAQPLLEVRDAGHRYSDRWGCRGVDLDLWPGEVLAVVGESGSGKSTLLGTLSQRLSLTEGSIRYRAADGEVADLSEIGESAVRRLWRTEWGFVHQDPADGLRMHVSAGGNVGEPLMATGWRHYGRIRAAAAEWLRRVEIPADRIDDAPVTFSGGMRQRLQIARNLVVSPRLVFMDEPTSGLDVSVQARLLDLIRSLVAELGLAVIIVTHDLAVARLISHRTLVMKDGRVIESGLTDRVLDDPQAAYTQLLVSSILQG encoded by the coding sequence ATGAGCGGCGCGCAACCCCTGCTGGAGGTCCGCGACGCGGGCCACCGTTACAGCGACCGCTGGGGCTGCCGTGGCGTCGACCTCGACCTGTGGCCCGGTGAGGTGCTCGCCGTGGTCGGCGAGTCGGGATCCGGAAAGTCGACGCTGCTCGGCACGCTCTCCCAGCGCCTCAGCCTGACCGAGGGCAGCATCCGTTACCGCGCCGCCGACGGCGAGGTGGCGGATCTGTCCGAGATCGGCGAGAGCGCGGTGCGCCGGCTGTGGCGCACCGAATGGGGCTTCGTCCACCAGGATCCCGCCGACGGGCTGCGCATGCACGTGAGCGCGGGCGGCAACGTGGGCGAGCCGCTGATGGCGACGGGCTGGCGCCACTACGGGCGCATCCGCGCCGCCGCCGCGGAGTGGCTGCGGCGGGTGGAGATCCCCGCCGACCGCATCGACGACGCTCCCGTCACCTTCTCCGGCGGCATGCGCCAGCGCCTGCAGATCGCCCGCAACCTGGTGGTCTCGCCGCGGCTGGTGTTCATGGACGAGCCCACCAGCGGCCTGGACGTGTCGGTGCAGGCGCGCCTTCTCGACCTGATTCGCTCGCTCGTCGCCGAGCTGGGCCTGGCCGTGATCATCGTGACGCACGACCTGGCGGTGGCCCGGCTGATCTCGCACCGAACCCTGGTGATGAAGGACGGCCGCGTCATCGAGTCCGGCCTGACCGACCGGGTGCTCGACGACCCCCAGGCCGCCTACACCCAGCTCCTCGTCTCCTCGATCCTCCAGGGGTGA
- a CDS encoding AAA family ATPase: MSGQSSVTKALGLAVAARVPVLLWGPPGTGKTSAVRAMAEAAGWPCETVISSIREPSDFAGLPIVTGVDGTARVEFAPPRWASRLVGAGHGLVFFDEISTAPPAVQAALLRVVLERTVGDLTLPAEVSVVAAANPPEQAADGWDLSAPLANRFCHLDWPLDARAVADGFVGGWPTVPPPRFAADWAERIPVARSWVAGFLTVRPELTIAVPEAAVTAGRAWPSPRTWEMTARLLAAARSCDVDDTVVSLLVRGCVGPGAGAELLTWLVEADLPDPEAVLADPDSFVLPERGDRAYAALSSIAAVVAADPSSGRWERGWRAFGRAAGAAPDVAAAAARTLVRCRPPGAPVPPEVAAFAPLLREAGLLG; this comes from the coding sequence GTGAGTGGTCAGTCCTCCGTAACCAAGGCGCTCGGCCTCGCCGTCGCGGCCAGGGTCCCCGTGCTGCTCTGGGGTCCTCCCGGCACGGGCAAGACCTCGGCGGTCCGGGCGATGGCCGAGGCGGCGGGCTGGCCATGCGAGACGGTGATCTCCTCGATCCGGGAGCCGTCGGACTTCGCCGGGCTGCCGATCGTGACCGGCGTCGACGGGACGGCCCGGGTGGAGTTCGCCCCGCCCCGGTGGGCATCGCGGCTGGTCGGCGCCGGGCACGGGCTGGTGTTCTTCGACGAGATCTCCACCGCGCCCCCGGCGGTGCAGGCCGCGCTGCTGCGGGTCGTGCTGGAACGCACCGTCGGTGATCTCACCCTGCCCGCCGAGGTCTCGGTGGTGGCCGCGGCCAACCCGCCGGAGCAGGCCGCCGACGGCTGGGATCTCTCCGCGCCGCTGGCCAACCGGTTCTGCCATCTGGACTGGCCGCTGGACGCGCGCGCCGTGGCCGACGGATTCGTCGGCGGCTGGCCGACCGTCCCGCCGCCCCGGTTCGCCGCCGACTGGGCCGAACGGATCCCGGTGGCCCGCAGCTGGGTGGCCGGGTTCCTGACCGTGCGACCGGAGCTGACCATCGCCGTGCCCGAGGCGGCCGTGACCGCCGGCCGGGCGTGGCCGAGCCCGCGGACCTGGGAGATGACGGCGCGACTGCTCGCCGCCGCGCGGTCCTGCGACGTCGACGACACGGTCGTCTCGCTGCTGGTCCGCGGCTGCGTCGGGCCGGGCGCGGGGGCGGAGCTCCTGACCTGGCTGGTCGAGGCGGACCTGCCCGACCCCGAGGCGGTGCTCGCGGACCCGGACTCGTTCGTGCTGCCCGAGCGGGGTGACCGGGCCTATGCGGCGCTGTCCTCGATCGCGGCGGTGGTCGCCGCGGACCCGAGCTCGGGGCGTTGGGAGCGGGGCTGGCGGGCCTTCGGGCGTGCCGCCGGCGCGGCTCCCGACGTCGCCGCGGCCGCCGCCCGCACGCTGGTCCGCTGCCGGCCGCCCGGCGCCCCGGTCCCGCCCGAGGTGGCCGCGTTCGCCCCGCTGCTGCGCGAGGCCGGCCTGCTGGGATGA
- the phnL gene encoding phosphonate C-P lyase system protein PhnL, whose product MAVPAAAAPPILAVSGVDKTFTMHLQGDQRLPVLRGLTFEVHAGECVALGGVSGAGKSSILKMVYGNYAADRGSIVLRRPGATADGGVIDIAAADPRQVLGARRDTMGYVSQFLRCVPRVGALQVVAEPLVERGVPAARARERAAELLARLAIPERLWSLPPATFSGGEQQRVNIARGFVTELPLLLLDEPTASLDARNRDVVTELIREKRARGVAMLGIFHDAAVREAVADRVLPVEMFAPAVGAAA is encoded by the coding sequence ATGGCTGTCCCAGCGGCTGCGGCCCCGCCGATCCTCGCCGTCTCCGGCGTCGACAAGACCTTCACCATGCACCTGCAGGGCGACCAGCGCCTGCCCGTGCTGCGCGGGCTGACCTTCGAGGTGCACGCCGGCGAGTGCGTCGCGCTCGGGGGAGTCTCGGGCGCCGGCAAGAGCTCGATCCTCAAGATGGTCTACGGCAACTACGCCGCCGACCGCGGCAGCATCGTCCTGCGCCGCCCGGGCGCCACTGCCGACGGCGGCGTCATCGACATCGCCGCCGCCGACCCGCGCCAGGTTCTCGGCGCCCGTCGCGACACGATGGGTTACGTCAGCCAGTTCCTGCGCTGCGTGCCACGCGTCGGCGCCCTGCAGGTCGTCGCCGAGCCGCTCGTCGAGCGCGGCGTGCCCGCGGCGCGGGCACGCGAGCGAGCGGCGGAGTTGCTCGCCCGGCTCGCCATCCCCGAGCGGCTGTGGAGCCTGCCGCCGGCCACCTTCTCCGGCGGCGAGCAGCAGCGGGTCAACATCGCGCGTGGGTTCGTGACCGAGCTGCCACTGCTGCTGCTGGACGAGCCCACCGCCTCGCTCGACGCGCGCAACCGCGACGTCGTCACCGAGCTGATCCGCGAGAAGCGCGCGCGGGGCGTCGCGATGCTCGGCATCTTCCACGACGCGGCGGTGCGCGAGGCGGTCGCCGACCGCGTCCTTCCCGTGGAGATGTTCGCCCCGGCCGTCGGGGCGGCGGCGTGA
- a CDS encoding carbon-phosphorus lyase complex subunit PhnI — MYVAVKGGERAIANAHALLAKEGRGDPGLPRIELAAVAGQLGVLVSRVMTEGSLYDPELAARAILQAQGDVLEAVTLVRSYRTTLPRFGYTLPVDTAGLPPQRRISATFKDLPGGQQLGATFDYTHRLFTDRDTAGPRTGREAGPRPEMPRVTDLLGASALIEPDHAGTGTGTGTGTGIGTGDPEPADLTREPAVFPMSRAERLQALARADEGFLLALGYSTQRGYGSTHPFAGEIRVGEVEVEFEAPELGFAVPLGRLEVTECQMINQFQGSADTPPQFTRGYGLAFGRGERKAMSMSLVDRSLRAGEFGERVVAPAQDEEFVISHSDNVQATGFVEHLKLPHYVDFQAELGLVRRLQAEFRERAAARPASPAPAGADPADGTPAGQALSLAEAMA, encoded by the coding sequence ATGTACGTCGCGGTCAAGGGCGGGGAACGCGCCATCGCCAACGCCCACGCCCTGCTCGCCAAGGAGGGACGCGGGGATCCGGGCCTGCCGCGCATCGAGCTGGCCGCCGTCGCCGGCCAGCTCGGAGTCCTGGTCTCGCGCGTCATGACGGAGGGGTCGCTGTACGACCCCGAGCTGGCCGCGCGCGCCATCCTGCAGGCACAGGGCGACGTGCTCGAGGCCGTGACGCTGGTGCGCTCGTACCGCACGACCCTGCCGCGCTTCGGCTACACGCTGCCGGTGGACACGGCTGGGCTGCCGCCGCAGCGCCGCATCTCGGCGACCTTCAAGGACCTGCCCGGCGGCCAGCAGCTCGGCGCAACCTTCGACTACACCCACCGGCTGTTCACCGACCGCGACACCGCGGGCCCGCGGACCGGGCGGGAGGCCGGGCCACGGCCGGAGATGCCGCGCGTGACCGACCTGCTCGGAGCGAGCGCGCTCATCGAGCCCGACCATGCCGGCACCGGCACCGGCACCGGCACCGGCACCGGCATTGGCACCGGTGACCCGGAGCCGGCTGACCTCACCCGGGAGCCCGCCGTCTTCCCGATGAGCCGGGCCGAACGGCTGCAGGCACTCGCCCGCGCCGACGAGGGGTTCCTGCTGGCGCTGGGCTACTCGACTCAGCGTGGCTACGGGAGCACGCACCCGTTCGCGGGAGAGATCCGCGTCGGCGAGGTCGAGGTCGAGTTCGAGGCACCCGAGCTCGGTTTCGCGGTCCCGCTGGGCCGCCTCGAGGTCACCGAGTGCCAGATGATCAACCAGTTCCAGGGCAGCGCCGACACCCCACCGCAGTTCACCCGTGGCTATGGCCTGGCCTTCGGCCGCGGCGAGCGCAAGGCCATGTCGATGTCGCTGGTCGACCGGTCGCTGCGCGCCGGCGAGTTCGGCGAGCGCGTCGTCGCCCCGGCACAGGACGAGGAATTCGTGATCAGCCATAGCGACAACGTCCAGGCCACCGGCTTCGTGGAGCACCTGAAACTGCCGCACTACGTCGACTTCCAGGCCGAGCTCGGGCTCGTCCGCCGCCTACAGGCCGAGTTCCGTGAGCGGGCCGCCGCCCGGCCGGCCTCCCCGGCGCCAGCCGGGGCGGACCCCGCTGACGGGACCCCCGCCGGCCAGGCACTCAGCCTCGCGGAGGCAATGGCATGA
- a CDS encoding DUF1045 domain-containing protein — protein sequence MTARFAIYAAPGTGPTDAAAVALREKAERWLGRAVSGEPVTPGVPAGWTRETVDAMTVDARRYGFHATLKAPFRLAEGRTPDELDAACASFAAGRAGVTIPRLSLARLGSFFALVPGAEAAELYALADDVVTGFDGFRAPATEAELARRKPASLTPRQRELLGAWGYPYVLDEFRFHLTLTDGIPPRRQPDVERALSGWFAASLGATVRIDALALFTEAEPGAPFALHAVHPLRPIPASPPVCAPGSEPAPVPAEVSTVSEGTR from the coding sequence GTGACCGCACGGTTCGCGATCTACGCGGCGCCGGGCACCGGTCCGACGGACGCCGCGGCCGTGGCGCTGCGCGAGAAAGCCGAGCGGTGGCTGGGCCGCGCCGTCTCGGGGGAGCCGGTCACACCCGGCGTCCCCGCCGGCTGGACCCGCGAGACGGTCGACGCGATGACGGTCGACGCGCGCCGATACGGCTTCCACGCCACGCTCAAGGCGCCGTTCCGCCTCGCCGAGGGCCGCACGCCCGACGAGCTCGACGCCGCGTGCGCGTCCTTCGCGGCGGGGCGGGCCGGCGTGACGATCCCGCGGCTGTCTCTCGCGCGCCTCGGCAGCTTCTTCGCCCTGGTACCAGGGGCGGAAGCGGCGGAACTGTACGCGCTCGCCGACGACGTGGTGACCGGTTTCGACGGCTTCCGCGCCCCGGCGACCGAGGCCGAGCTCGCCCGCCGCAAGCCGGCCTCGCTCACGCCGCGCCAGCGCGAACTGCTGGGGGCCTGGGGCTACCCGTACGTGCTCGACGAGTTCCGTTTCCACCTCACCCTCACCGACGGCATACCGCCACGACGGCAGCCGGACGTGGAACGCGCCCTGAGCGGCTGGTTCGCCGCCTCGCTCGGCGCCACCGTCCGCATCGATGCGCTCGCCCTGTTCACGGAGGCCGAGCCCGGCGCCCCGTTCGCGCTGCACGCGGTGCATCCGCTGCGGCCGATCCCCGCTTCCCCACCTGTTTGCGCACCCGGATCCGAACCCGCACCCGTACCTGCCGAAGTCTCCACAGTCAGCGAAGGAACGAGATGA
- a CDS encoding alpha-D-ribose 1-methylphosphonate 5-triphosphate diphosphatase, translating to MTRETVLRNARIVLPEEILHGSVVIRDGLIAGISSGQTGVGEDLDGDYLLPGGVELHTDHLEYHFSPRPGVRWDPLPAVLASDAQLTAGGATTVLDAVRIGAGSSGKSDVATEHARHLADSIELAADAGLLRAEHAIHVRCEVSAEDCLDSFGVFVDDPYVRLVSLMDHTPGQRQYADIEVFKRYQVGKGNITEAEFDGYVGPLIERSARYADGHRRAIAALAAERGIPLATHDDATADHVAESVALGGCISEFPTTVLAAAEAVKRGQQIVMGAPNIVRGGSQSGNVAAAELLELGLLHILSSDYVPSSPLQAVFQLAADGAIGLPEGAALVSGNPARSVGLDDRGEITVGRRADLARVCAHDLPGTELHPRGLRVPVVRGVYREGQRVA from the coding sequence ATGACGCGCGAAACTGTGCTCCGCAACGCCCGCATCGTCCTGCCCGAGGAGATCCTGCACGGCTCGGTCGTGATCCGCGACGGCCTGATCGCCGGCATCAGCTCGGGCCAGACCGGCGTCGGCGAGGACCTGGACGGCGACTACCTGCTGCCCGGCGGGGTCGAGCTGCACACCGACCACCTGGAATACCACTTCTCCCCGCGGCCGGGCGTGCGGTGGGACCCGCTGCCCGCCGTGCTCGCCAGCGACGCGCAGCTGACGGCCGGCGGCGCGACCACGGTTCTCGACGCGGTGCGCATCGGTGCCGGCTCATCCGGCAAGAGCGACGTGGCGACAGAGCATGCCCGGCACCTGGCGGACTCGATCGAGCTGGCGGCCGACGCGGGCCTGCTGCGTGCGGAGCACGCGATCCACGTGCGCTGCGAGGTGTCCGCCGAGGACTGCCTCGACTCGTTCGGTGTGTTCGTGGACGACCCGTATGTGCGGCTGGTCTCCCTGATGGACCACACCCCCGGCCAGCGCCAGTACGCGGACATCGAGGTGTTCAAGCGGTACCAGGTCGGCAAGGGCAACATCACGGAGGCCGAGTTCGACGGCTACGTCGGTCCCCTCATCGAACGGTCGGCGCGCTACGCCGACGGCCACCGCCGCGCGATCGCGGCGCTCGCCGCCGAGCGCGGGATCCCGCTGGCCACCCACGACGACGCGACGGCCGACCACGTCGCCGAGTCGGTGGCTCTCGGGGGGTGCATCTCCGAGTTCCCGACCACCGTGCTCGCCGCCGCCGAGGCCGTGAAGCGTGGCCAGCAGATCGTCATGGGCGCCCCCAACATCGTCCGCGGCGGCAGCCAGTCGGGCAACGTGGCCGCGGCCGAGCTGCTCGAGCTCGGGCTGCTGCACATCCTCTCGTCCGACTACGTGCCGTCGAGCCCGCTGCAGGCCGTCTTCCAGCTGGCCGCCGACGGCGCGATCGGGCTGCCCGAGGGCGCGGCGCTGGTCAGCGGCAACCCGGCGCGGTCGGTCGGCCTCGACGACCGCGGCGAGATCACGGTCGGCAGGCGCGCCGACCTGGCGCGGGTGTGCGCACACGACCTGCCGGGGACCGAGCTCCACCCGCGAGGGCTGCGCGTGCCCGTCGTCCGCGGCGTGTACCGCGAAGGGCAGCGGGTGGCGTGA
- a CDS encoding vWA domain-containing protein, with translation MSTLAGPERTKIAAARVWAVHRQPYLARALFACAVEPAPGSGTIAVDRAWRLHVDPDLLAGFDPAELGRLFIHLTSHLIRDHAARAEANRVAEDESRARWNRCADAEINDDLQVDGCRPTVAPDLPADLGASDGLLAEAYYQVAADGPRHWDCGSGADAGDRPWDGQCDGSPGPRDGSPGGLSGPQGDLLRLTVAADIQRQQGTEPGTVAGGWLRWAEAVLPSRVDWRRALAAEIRSAISAAAGAVDYSYRRPSRRARAVPGVVLPTMRRPVPEVAIVCDTSGSMHDGLLARALAEIDGILVRAGLRADGVRVLAVDTTVHTLRRVSRAGQVRLAGGGGTDMGAGIAAAAALRPRPSTVIVLTDGYTPWPDRPPPGIRVVVGLLRDGAQPGGHGNPPAWARAVVIEAEA, from the coding sequence ATGAGCACCCTGGCCGGGCCGGAACGGACGAAGATCGCCGCCGCGCGGGTCTGGGCGGTCCACCGCCAGCCTTACCTGGCCAGGGCGCTGTTCGCCTGCGCCGTGGAGCCTGCGCCCGGAAGCGGCACGATAGCCGTCGACCGGGCGTGGCGGCTGCACGTCGACCCGGACCTGCTGGCCGGCTTCGATCCGGCCGAGCTTGGCCGGCTGTTCATCCATCTCACCAGCCACCTGATCCGCGATCACGCGGCCCGCGCCGAGGCGAACCGCGTCGCCGAGGACGAGAGCCGCGCCCGCTGGAACCGGTGCGCCGACGCGGAGATCAACGACGATCTCCAGGTCGACGGCTGCCGGCCGACCGTGGCCCCCGACCTGCCGGCGGATCTCGGCGCCTCGGACGGGTTGCTCGCCGAGGCCTACTACCAGGTAGCGGCGGACGGGCCCCGGCACTGGGACTGCGGGTCCGGAGCCGATGCCGGGGACCGGCCCTGGGACGGCCAGTGCGATGGTTCGCCCGGACCGCGCGACGGCTCGCCCGGCGGGCTCTCGGGTCCGCAGGGTGACCTGCTGCGGCTCACCGTCGCCGCGGACATCCAACGGCAGCAGGGAACCGAGCCGGGCACGGTCGCCGGCGGCTGGCTGCGGTGGGCCGAGGCCGTGCTGCCCTCCCGGGTCGACTGGCGACGGGCGCTCGCCGCCGAGATCCGCTCCGCGATCAGCGCCGCGGCCGGCGCGGTCGACTACAGCTACCGCCGGCCGTCCCGGCGGGCCCGTGCCGTGCCGGGCGTCGTGCTGCCCACGATGCGGCGGCCCGTTCCCGAGGTGGCGATCGTGTGCGACACCTCGGGCTCCATGCATGACGGCCTGCTCGCGCGGGCGCTCGCCGAGATCGACGGCATTCTGGTGCGAGCCGGGCTACGCGCGGACGGGGTGCGGGTGCTCGCGGTCGACACCACCGTGCACACGCTGCGACGGGTCAGCCGGGCCGGTCAGGTCCGGCTCGCCGGCGGGGGCGGCACCGACATGGGCGCCGGCATCGCCGCCGCCGCGGCGCTGCGGCCCCGCCCGTCGACCGTCATCGTGCTCACCGACGGCTATACGCCGTGGCCAGACCGGCCCCCGCCCGGGATCCGCGTCGTCGTCGGCCTCCTGCGTGACGGCGCCCAGCCCGGCGGCCACGGGAACCCGCCCGCGTGGGCTCGCGCGGTGGTCATCGAAGCCGAGGCCTGA